The following coding sequences lie in one Lolium perenne isolate Kyuss_39 chromosome 2, Kyuss_2.0, whole genome shotgun sequence genomic window:
- the LOC127331908 gene encoding probable mediator of RNA polymerase II transcription subunit 26b → MAPPSMDYWVGFFRGAGENIFDAIDAAIDVAASDHPAALRARRDAIAERLYTALLVVSSAGPPASAAAAPAARPQAGPPASQPQVLPEGAGSVPSLCSSDRAEAITDDGAPRRGDDDGAVVAEAERIKGVLLNHQEKSEAALLELLRRLQQLEFTVDTLKVTEIGKAVTSLRKHSSKQIRHLVRLLIGGWKSIVDEWMSSGGGGDAIVDHTPQSMHPSSLEQEDRGLSTPSMDDGSLFATPSTSIRLSEDNQGSRMFDGMDDDGNTRNSGQRYPGNQEPIRRPPQPMAQQYDPDQSWRQEQSAARQSRPQELTNGQTREQFIATMLARPSSCAESGPGRPQVRPKQQQGALSTQGKPQPAPSDKPADTNSIRAKLDLAKNAKLEMATNSKLEVTKRKLQEGYQEFDNAKKQRTVQMMDPQSMQKQGSNRNWQPNSNTKPRNNGNNTNNNRNWPR, encoded by the exons atggcgccgccgtccaTGGACTACTGGGTCGGCTTCTTCCGGGGAGCCGGCGAGAACATCTTCGACGCCATCGACGCCGCCATCGACGTCGCCGCCTCCGACCACCCCGCCGCGCTCCGCGCCAGGCGCGACGCCATAGCCGAGCGCCTCTACACCGCGCTCCTCGTCGTCTCCTCCGCCGGGCCGCCGGcctccgcggcggcggcgccggcggcgcggccacagGCGGGGCCGCCCGCCTCCCAGCCGCAGGTCCTCCCAGAGGGCGCCGGCAGCGTCCCCAGCCTCTGCAGCTCCGACCGCGCCGAGGCCATCACCGACGACGGCGCGCCCCGGCGCGGCGACGACGACGGAGCCGTCGTCGCCGAGGCCGAGCGCATCAAGGGCGTCCTCCTCAACCACCAAGAAAAG TCCGAGGCCGCGCTGCTCGAGCTGCTCCGGCGGCTGCAGCAGCTGGAGTTCACGGTGGACACCTTGAAG GTCACTGAGATTGGCAAGGCTGTCACCAGCCTCCGGAAGCACAGCTCCAAGCAGATTCGCCACCTCGTCCGCTTGCTCATTGG GGGTTGGAAGAGTATAGTTGACGAGTGGATGAGCAGCGGAGGCGGCGGAGATGCCATTGTTG ATCACACCCCTCAGTCCATGCATCCTTCCAGTCTGGAGCAGGAAGACCGGGGGCTGTCAACTCCTTCCATGGATGACGGCTCACTCTTCGCCACGCCGAGCACTTCCATCCGTCTCTCTGAG GACAACCAGGGTTCTAGAATGTTTGATGGAATGGATGATGATGGAA ATACAAGGAACAGCGGGCAGCGGTATCCGGGGAACCAAGAACCCATTAGAAGGCCACCGCAGCCAATGGCCCAGCAGTATGACCCTGACCAGAGCTGGAGGCAAGAACAATCTGCAGCAAGGCAGTCACGGCCTCAAGAACTGACCAATGGGCAAACGAGGGAGCAGTTCATCGCGACCATGCTCGCGAGGCCCTCATCATGTGCTGAGTCGGGTCCTGGGAGACCTCAAGTGAGGCCTAAGCAGCAGCAAGGTGCCTTGTCCACTCAAGGCAAACCGCAACCAGCGCCGTCTGAT AAACCGGCGGATACAAACTCGATTCGAGCGAAGCTGGATCTCGCGAAGAATGCAAAATTAGAAATGGCCACTAATTCGAAGCTAGAAGTGACAAAGCGAAAGCTCCAGGAAGGGTACCAAGAATTCGATAACG CAAAGAAGCAGAGAACTGTACAGATGATGGATCCACAAAGTATGCAGAAGCAAGGGAGCAACAGGAACTGGCAACCCAATTCCAATACAAAACCAAGGAATAAcggcaacaacaccaacaacaaccggAATTGGCCGAGATGA